In Nitrospirota bacterium, the DNA window ACTCCGCCCGATCGGCAACGTCATCATCCTCATGCCGCCGCTCAGCACGTCGCTTCCTGAACTCAGACGCATGGTAGAAATTCTACAAGCTTCCATCGAAACCGCAACGCTAGCCCTGGCATCCGGCCCACGCCCATAAAACAGGCGACTGAACTGGGCTGGCCAGACGATTCCCTGTGCTCGCGCAACGCGCGGCCTCAGAAGGCCCTCGTTGGACACGCCCACCTTGGGAAATCGCCAGAGACCTCCCTTGCACGACATTCCCACATTAGATTGATAGATACGGCTACAACTTTGCATTAACTGGCCCACATCAAATTGCTGAGCCTGTCTCGCAATGATACAGGGCCTGGCACAGTAGATTGAGGATTCGCAGCACACCGACTCCATCGTGACTGCGCAAGCTTCAGGCATGAACAGTTCGAGGCACCCAATGATGGGCCCACTAGCTGAGCATTAGGCAGAGCGCCACACAACGTGGCGAATAACGTTGGATCGATTGTCCAGCCGGGAAAGAAGCCTCGGCAGACCGGTCGTCAAGAATCGCGATATATTATACCGCTGGCACAATCGTGCCCCCCCCCAGATCCCCCAAAGAGACAACAGTAACAGCCCCCCTACCATCGCAAGAGGCATTCTTGTCACCGTTGCGGATAATAAATATATACAGGTGTAGTACAAGAAGAATTGCACGATAAATATAGGGAGCGCATTCCGCCCGATCGGCTCGACGGCTCTCATGGCTCCTCTCATCCATGACTGTTCTGTCTGCGCAAACAGGACGCCAAGAAGGAGCAAAGCCGCGCCTCCATACGCCAATAGATAGACCAACCCTGGAGGATATTTCTGATAGAGAGACAGGGACTGGCGCCACTCGGGATCGAGCGCCACTCCGCCAAATGAGGTGAGCAGGGCGATCCCCGCTTTGAACACGATCGCCGTGGCAATCATCCCAAGAGAAACGTTCAGAAGACGCCGACTCACGGGCCTCAGACCTTGAGCGGGAAGATCCTTCAACCATGCCCCCACTCCACTCCCGGCCATATAGACCCCTAACCAGGGAAACAACGGAAACTGCGCCACGACATGGTCCTGGGTTGGCCCACAGAGCACACTCCTGATCACTTGATACAGCGGGTCTTCCGGATTCCAGTAGAGCCAGAGGAGCCAACTTCCGATGGAGAGGCATCCCCCTAGCACAAAGCGAAATCGCCTACCGATGGCAGGCACCACAAACACACCGATCATCACACAGAATGCAACGGTATCAGTGATATAGGTCTGCGACATGGCAGGGCCAAAGCCCCATAGTGCGGCAAACGACAAGGCAATCAGCACGTGGCCGATCGTCACTAAAAACAACGCCCGATCCAGCACGTGCAGGCGAAATGCCGCGAAGTGAGCGCCCTTGACCTCAGCCTGATAACCCAGCAACACCCCACTGATCAGCACGAACATCGGCGACGCAGCCCTGCAGGCCAGCGTGAGCGTATCGACAATCCAGCTCTCTATCGGGCCCTCCAGGGGAAGTTGCCGGGAATGAAAGATATCCACGAAATGCGCGATACAGACCAGCAGCATGGCCATCCCACGTGCCGAATCTAATGCAAAGAGGCGACGATCTTGCACCTGTGCGTACCCCCTCAACTCATTATCCCCGACAGCGCGAAAGTCTCCCACGTCACGACCAGACAAGGTAAACGATCATGACTCACGCGGTGTTACGACTATATCGTCGAAAGGGAACTGTGCCCATTCACCATCAGAGGGGGAAGACCACTCCCTTCAGGGGGGGTAAACTACCGGAAGGACTATACCTTGGGCAGCTGTTAGAGCGGCGACTGGAAGCCCTGACGAGGCCCGTATCAGGTGACGCGGACCTGTTCTCCAGCCCTCACATTGAGAGCTCTGGCGGCACTGCTTTCCTGGATGAAGAATTCAAGCCGTCCATGGCTATTGACCAATGCGCAGGGATGGTTGGGCTGCCCATCGCTATAACAGGCAACGAGCCCCTCAATACTGCGCTCCGCGATACGAATTGTCGGCGACGTTCGCTGCGTAACCGTTCGCACGTCGTCCAGATGCTTCGCGGTGATGTTGGAGATAAGATTGCCGAATCGATCAACGGACACAATCCGTCCGACCAACTCTCGATCGCGCCATACCGGCTCATCGAGTTGGAGCCCGACAGGATCATCGACGAGCCGACCAAATGACGCGAACGACCGCCCCCTCGCAAGCCAGGCTGCCGCCGGCGCAAAGAGGTCACGGCCATCGAACGTGGCCCCTGCCGATTGAAGGCGAGATGGCGTCTGCTCGATCTGCCGAATCTCCACATGCCGCTCGTCTCGCAGCACCTGAGTAAGGAGTCCGTTATCTGGCGCAATAAAATAGCACCGTGACGTCGCGACCAGGAGAGGCCGCCTGGCACTTCCAACGCCGGGGTCGACGACCGCCACATGAATCGTCCCATCGGGGAACGAGCGGTAACAGGAATG includes these proteins:
- the opgC gene encoding OpgC domain-containing protein, which encodes MGDFRAVGDNELRGYAQVQDRRLFALDSARGMAMLLVCIAHFVDIFHSRQLPLEGPIESWIVDTLTLACRAASPMFVLISGVLLGYQAEVKGAHFAAFRLHVLDRALFLVTIGHVLIALSFAALWGFGPAMSQTYITDTVAFCVMIGVFVVPAIGRRFRFVLGGCLSIGSWLLWLYWNPEDPLYQVIRSVLCGPTQDHVVAQFPLFPWLGVYMAGSGVGAWLKDLPAQGLRPVSRRLLNVSLGMIATAIVFKAGIALLTSFGGVALDPEWRQSLSLYQKYPPGLVYLLAYGGAALLLLGVLFAQTEQSWMRGAMRAVEPIGRNALPIFIVQFFLYYTCIYLLSATVTRMPLAMVGGLLLLSLWGIWGGARLCQRYNISRFLTTGLPRLLSRLDNRSNVIRHVVWRSA
- a CDS encoding SAM-dependent chlorinase/fluorinase, producing the protein MPHPQGLITLLTDFGDRDSFVASMKGVILTIHPDARIVDLSHQIAPHQIEEAGYVLHSCYRSFPDGTIHVAVVDPGVGSARRPLLVATSRCYFIAPDNGLLTQVLRDERHVEIRQIEQTPSRLQSAGATFDGRDLFAPAAAWLARGRSFASFGRLVDDPVGLQLDEPVWRDRELVGRIVSVDRFGNLISNITAKHLDDVRTVTQRTSPTIRIAERSIEGLVACYSDGQPNHPCALVNSHGRLEFFIQESSAARALNVRAGEQVRVT